The sequence below is a genomic window from Coffea arabica cultivar ET-39 chromosome 8e, Coffea Arabica ET-39 HiFi, whole genome shotgun sequence.
ttagaAATATTCAAATTAAGTTCTTAGTTAAATTCGGTCAATCATACAAAATGttccaaaaatattagacttgtaatcaaatatacacctaataattatatataaaaatgtaaatttaTGACTAAAATATGTCCATTTTCTAAAACTActtgaaaaactaaattaaaacaaattaatgcaagttggaatCACTTATGTTAAATTAATAAGATGATAGGGATGAAACGTCTTGATTTAGAGATCATTCAGGAAAGTGAGTGATTTTAGTATTTACACTAAGTGGATGGTATTTTCACACacctattaataaatgaaactgTTACAATTTAGGTAACTCAAATTATTTAttggaaaaacaagaaagaaaagtttgagAACCAAGTCAACCAGTCGAATTGGGTCACTGGTTTAGCCGATTTTTGACTATTTTTACTGATTTTTGACCAAAGCGATTTTGTGCgggggggagggttgggttgggtggtacagGGGGAGGGAGTGAAAGCAAGAGGTctcgggttcgagtcctcccgcttacactaaaaaaaaaaaaaaaaaagaagcgaTTTTGTGCTACAAACCAGCTTGGAGTTTGATCCGGGTCTAACAATACTGACTTTAGTTATTGAGGCTACTTAATCTGTAATATGCTAAACCATCCCTCAATTGCAATGTAACTTTATTAGCCATTTGCTTGGATCTAAGTTGCATAAATGGATTCCTAGATTGTATTTCCTAAATAAAACTTGTTCTCGTTGCCTGTAATCAGCTTTGAGTAGTAGCTAATTTAGAATGCAAAAAAGTGGGTTCATATTTGAGAAAGAAAGAGACTTTAGTTCTCGAAATATCATGGCTAATTACATACAAATATGCTTATTTCACAACATTAATGTCTCAAATAGTACTAAAACCACAAATATCCCAAGCAAAATGAAATTCTTCATaatgtgagaaaataaaaatttaaatgttaattgaaaaaaaaacccTGATTTTCTAATGTGTTTGAACTGAAAGTTACTTCTTCTTATTGTAAGGTAGGATATTCTGAGGAGAATGGCTATTAATTGTAGGATTTTGTTTTTAATTGGATAAGAATAACAAAGTGTTGCAATGGGTTTTAATTTTAGGAGAAATTGACCAATTCTATTTTGCTACCCAAGTTAATGGAAAATTGTTTCTCACCCCTATTTGagagaaatttttttgtttttctttggaCCTGGTTGTAGTTCCTATAATATCCTTgatttttttggttgtttttaaGCTGGAAATACTTTATTGGTTGCATCACCATACAAGGATCAAACTGGAAATAGAATTAAATGATGTTACAAAAGAAGATGAAGGAAAAAACATGAATAGAGGCCATCATCTCCACCTCATTGGAACTAGAAATCACCCCAAGGATGCCTTCAGTATCCAGGGGTCATGCAAAGGTTGGTGATGGAGCAGAACAATGATGGGTGACAAGTGAGACTAAAGGTGAGTGATTTGGGAATATGATGGATGCTGAATATCATGTGAAGCAGACAAggctaataaaaattttagCAATGCAGTCCGTGTAAACTCTAGAAGATGCTCTGGCAACTGCTTCTTGTTGGTTATAACAAGACTACTGTAAAAAAATGTGCTTGTGATTTTAGTAACCGTTGATGCTGCCATCAtttataaaagggtaaaatacagCTTACCACCTTtggttttgtgatttttcacgTAACCTCTCTatgttttcaaaagttaaatgTAACTTTCTCATAGTTTAGATTAAAGTGTTAAAATGACGAAATTTGTATTCCATAACAGAATCCATTGAAAtgtcaaagggaaaatcatcaATTTAGTCCTCAAACTATTTCACTAAAGCCGATTTGGtcccttaatattttattgcaTGCATTAAGTCCTTTAACTAAAATTCTTGTGCTAATTGAGGACCTATACGGTGTCGCCACCCAAAACATATGTTTCTGTACCCAAACCAATGGCGAGGCAGGGTTTTTTTGGAAGTAAAAAGTATGATTTTCTACGAGAAGCAAGATACCATTGCAGGATGTTTGATGCAGCTGgaaaagttttttattttttccaaagaAGGCCCCGCGAAGGGGGGTGGGGGGGTGGGAGGGCGATGGTCTTTCAAGAGAATTGAATTGTGGTTGATTAATTTTTTCTGGTTAATCAATAATTACTTTCCAGTGGAGAAGGATCCATCAACAGCAGCCATTTTGCTGTGAGAATGCTTTCATCCAAAGCATGCAGAAAAGAataagtaataataaaaatttaattatgaCTCTGCAATTAGAGATGAGGTATCTGTCTCTTCTGTCCAGTTGGAACTAGGTTCACTCCAGGACCGTGGTCTTACTCCCAGCTTGAAGAACAAGATCATTTCAAGGGCTTCAAAAACCTTATATGTATCCAAAAGCTCGTTCCAAACGCCACTTACGATGCAGTAATTGCTGTCATATAAAGGACGGTGATGAGCTCCGTGCATTGATCTAGATACCAGCACTCCAGCATCTTGCAGTTCCACCACCAGTGGGTGAAGCTTGCTCTTTGTACTGTAAGCCCAGGCATGGAACTGCTGGCTAAACATGATGCAGCCTAAGCAGACACCAACAAAACCATGCAGCACAGGATCATTGAAGATAAGGTCTATAGGGAGAACTGTGAAACTAACAGCTCGAGCTAGAGCATGCAAGTTGTTAGCAAATTGGTGCCTTGTGATGATCCACAGCCGTTTGTGATGGCCTTGAAATGCTTCAATTTGACTACCAAAAACCGGGGTGTTTTCATCGCCATAGTTATCAATGCCCCAGTGGTATGGTAGACTCCAGAGCCAAGGTCTGCCAGCACGTAGCCGACTAGCCCTGCTAAAATGGGCTGTAGCCAAATTCCCGAATCAGCTGCACCAGTGACCGACTTGGCTAGAGAAACTAGCACAGTCGTGCATCCACTTGCCACCCATGCACGGTGATACCATTTTGATTTCAAGATTGGATCTTTGAGAATAGAAGTGGTTGTGACTGGGGAGCTCGGTTTCAGTACTGGTGGTGGATCAGTTGATTGCAAGCTTGGGTCATCAAGTGCAATGGTAGTTGTGGCTGGATTTAGTCCTCAAACTCCCGTAGAAAATCTTGCTTCCCGTAGAAAAATCGTATTTTTTACTTCCAAAAAAGCCCCTGTCTCGCCGTTGGTTTGGGTGCAGAAACATATGTTTTGGGTGGCGACACCGTATAGGTCCTCAATTGGCATAAGAATTTTAGTTAAAGGACTTAATGCATGCGATAAAATGTTAAGGGACTAAATCGGCTTTAGTGAAATAGTTTGAGGACtaaattgatgatttttccaatGTCAAAAGTATCCCTATAtgaagttaaaaattatttattaaccatgaGAGATTAtgcatatattttgaaaatcataagaggGTTATGGAAAAACATTAAACCATAAAGGGGTTATATAGTAAATTATAAAACCATAAAGaggttatatgataaaatacAAAACCATATGGGGTTAAAGTGTCATgcataatatatttatatattttggttgtTTCAACCATTTGAATTTTCAAACAAAGATAATTTTAACATTTTTATGGGTTCCGTTATAGAGAATCATTTCCGTCATTTTGACGTTTTAGTCTAAATTATGAACGGACTAGATATAACTTTCGAAACTATAGAGTGTTATGTGAAAAATCACTAATCCACATGGCAGTAAAGTGTATTTTACCCTtataaaaataatcaagacCAACTCCTAAACCAAGAATTCAGCAAATCAACAGATGGAAATGCTTGATACAAAAAGTTATTAATAATCAATTCTACACAGCTAGAAAAGATGAACAAAAACTGGCTCTATGGTTTTCTTGCTCTGCCCAATTTTCGAACACAATAATAAGAAAGGTGACAAGTGCTGAAGAGTATAAATCAAATCCTCCATCAAGCAAGTCTTTAAGTTGAGAATAGTCAATCAATTCTCAAATAATTATTGAATTAACCCccacaaatattcttttttttcaacacCCCATCAAGATATTAACGGACTTGAGTAACTTATGGTCACCTTCTAGGCTCATACAAATTTGTAAGCTAATTGGCTATAGGGCTTGGCTTTTACATACATAGTAGGTTGCGAGAACTAGCAGGGTTCGGTGGAAAGCTAGTAGGACGGAGGGAGGGATGAATGGAATAGAAAATGGacttgaaaaacaaaagaaaatgaaacaggAAGGAGGAGAAAAGGAACATTACATAACCACATATAGCTTAATCAAATATGAAGGACCACTTTAACAAAGAAAGTTTTATACAATGCGACCAATATGTAAACCTAGGATAAATCTTGCATTATGAATGGATCCGCATGAGACGCCTTGTTCCCAATCTTCATCCTTGACCAGTAAGCTCAATGGCCCGCATTATCTATTGATGTGTGTTACCTTCTTGATTTGGACTTTCACTCTCATAAGAAGGAATTTCATGCTGTTCGGAAATGGTTAAATTATGCTCCATGCGACTTGAAAAGCTTGGATTTGTATCTGGAGAGGCTTGCAAAGAAATTGTTACTGGACTTCCTGGACAATGTGAACAGCATGAAACTTCCTTATCACCACCTGTGGTTGTTTTTGCAACTCGCATATCAGGTTTCCTGAATGTATGGCTGATGACATCTTTGCAGTCAAAGCATCTTGACAAACCAATGATTTTGTCCCACGTTGAAGAATTATAATTAGTTACGACATTCCAATGCTCATATAAGAACATTGTCCAATGGATTATGAAAGCTGAAATAGCTGTTATTCCCATGATTAAAAATAGGCCGCGAAAGCTCCCTATGTCCAAGCTGCCAGGAGTGGAAGATGCGCTGTAGTCTTGGCAGCTGGATGTTTCCAAATGCCATTTTTTCTCAATTTCAAGAATTTGACTGCCCTGTGTAACATTCAGGATCGCTCTTGAAACGTCAGGTGCAAGAGGAGATCCAATTGGAAATGCCTGTTAGTCATGAAATTCAGGAAACAAGCAGTGAGTGAAACTTGTAGGAAAAGAAAATAGACTAAGATCAGTAGGCAAGAGTGAAAGCATGTGGCTTACAAATCCGAAACCGTCAGTcttatattttgcttgaacCATGGTATATTTAGAGCAATATGTACCAAGTATAAGCTTCATATATGGAATCCCATCAAAAACAGCAGCAATGCCCCCATTTCTGCTCCCTTTGGTAAAAAGATCATTTAATTCCTCTGGAGAGTGGTAAGCTACAAGTCTAGACTCATCAAATCCCATTTGAAGCAGATTTTTTGAAAGATACGAAACATTTTGGTAACCAACATACGCCCTGGTCTTGATGAGCTCATCTACACTTCTTATAGTTGGTTGGAGTTGTTGTACTGTTAACCTTGTTGTAAGGCTGGCTGTATAGCTCTGGGTAAGTACAAACACAACTAGGAACCAGATGACCAGCACGAACCTGGCCAAATTACTTACTATTTTCTCCTCTATGAAAAACAGATAAATAAACAACAGAAGAAATTTCAGTAAACACCCAACACAAAAGTCAAGATTACATGATTTTGTAAGTTTAGAAACACGTTGATTTCCCTAcaatttcatgaatttttttttctaaaagatGTGGAGTTACCAAGTAAAGACAATAGGGCATGAATATTATTACAAACCAAAACTACCAAAATACAGGGAAGAAGGAAAGTGATACATCCTCTTCATAGTAGAATATTACATGCTactatgtgaaaaaaaaaatgtggagAAGGATGAAAACTTACTATGTGCAAAAACCAAGGTAGAGAAGGAGAACCAGAGGATCATGCCAATTTGATGCAAAGGCGGTCCCTTGAATTCATCATTTATTCTATGTTCAAGAACCCAAATAAGAAGACCAATAGCGATAAAAGCTAAAAAACTTGTCAGCCAAAGATCCCAAGTTAGTGGCTTCAAAAATATCCATGTATTTCTActttggttgtctgtgggaacAATCATCGCTATCCCAGACTCAGTATATGCCAAAGAAAAGTCAACATACAGCGACCTGTTTGCTGTGATTGCTATGTCTCCAGCGACTGCATCAAAATTCTAGTAGAGGAACATGAAGTACAATTCAGGACTCTGGCCTTTCATGAACTTAGCAGACAAGCTATAACTATTAGCAAACGTGATATGTTATTATATGATGCTTTGCATGGTTCAGTGTGTGGCTCTTGTGGAAAAGGTTGACGAAACTTCAAAAGGTTGTAAATTTTGATAGATGTCTTTCACCATTGTTGTTTCTTTAGCAGCAGCAtcataaattgaaaattgacaTCCATATTTAATATGTCTGTAAACTAGAGTGAGTAAGCATACAAGACTATGTGGTTTGTTTGTAGAAAAAACTTCTTAAAAGTAGTTGTCTATGTTCAACCAAAATGGATATCTCTATGTTGCCTGAAATAAAAATGTATTACTAGTATAAGAGGGAGAGAGACATTACCCCTAAATAGACTTGGTACGCCAAGTCATCGTAATTTCCAGCACTCATACCATCTGATGTTGCAAAAGGAACATACTCGTAAGGGATAGCATATGGTAACAAAGCCATTACTGCATCAAATATATCAATGCAATATCCTTCGACCATGGTTGTATTTGTCTGGGAGTTTCTTGTAACCTTTACAAGTTGACTAAATCGAGCATTCACTGGTACACCGATCCTCAACTTCTTCCCATTTTTTGGAATTGCCCAGCCCTTAGGAGGAGTTGCAGTGTCACCTGGCCACAATATAGTTCCCAGTTTCTTTATAGTTATAGGGTTTATCTGCCTAACAATTCCTTTATCTGCAGTCCAGACGCCAATTtcttttacaccattaccaatgACGTTTACTATGTCATAAACTGGAGATTCAAGTTGTCCGTCAACTATATTGAAGTCTCCACTTAGGCCTTGAAATGCTGTGCCTAAGATTGCCTGCAAAAGCTTAGGACCATTTCTAGAGACACCAAAACTTTCAAGGTCTGTAGAGTTCCCTGAGATATCTGACATTTGATCAAAGCCAATGTTTGAAACTCCTGCTTCC
It includes:
- the LOC113704723 gene encoding glutamate receptor 2.3-like, which translates into the protein MPKKLKHLKVHPFLLSFPQILWVLILPSQIVSAQKNTTIPVNVGVVLDMDTWIGKMGLSCISMALSDFYSSHSDYKTRIVLNNRDSKKDVVGAAAAALDLLKNTEVQAIMGPVSSTQAEFINDLGDKARVPVISFSTTSTFLSPLSSPYFIRATQNDSSQVKAISSIVKAFGWREVVPIYVDNQLGQGILPFLTDAFDEIKARIPYRSVIPSLATDEQIVAELHKLMTIQTRVFIVHLLPSLGSRLFAKAKQLGMMGAGYAWICTDALTDELNSIDPSIIDTMQGVLGVRPHVPNTAELQSFIKRWKLKFQQSNPDIVNPQLNVFGLWAYDSATALAMAIEEAGVSNIGFDQMSDISGNSTDLESFGVSRNGPKLLQAILGTAFQGLSGDFNIVDGQLESPVYDIVNVIGNGVKEIGVWTADKGIVRQINPITIKKLGTILWPGDTATPPKGWAIPKNGKKLRIGVPVNARFSQLVKVTRNSQTNTTMVEGYCIDIFDAVMALLPYAIPYEYVPFATSDGMSAGNYDDLAYQVYLGNFDAVAGDIAITANRSLYVDFSLAYTESGIAMIVPTDNQSRNTWIFLKPLTWDLWLTSFLAFIAIGLLIWVLEHRINDEFKGPPLHQIGMILWFSFSTLVFAHKEKIVSNLARFVLVIWFLVVFVLTQSYTASLTTRLTVQQLQPTIRSVDELIKTRAYVGYQNVSYLSKNLLQMGFDESRLVAYHSPEELNDLFTKGSRNGGIAAVFDGIPYMKLILGTYCSKYTMVQAKYKTDGFGFAFPIGSPLAPDVSRAILNVTQGSQILEIEKKWHLETSSCQDYSASSTPGSLDIGSFRGLFLIMGITAISAFIIHWTMFLYEHWNVVTNYNSSTWDKIIGLSRCFDCKDVISHTFRKPDMRVAKTTTGGDKEVSCCSHCPGSPVTISLQASPDTNPSFSSRMEHNLTISEQHEIPSYESESPNQEGNTHQ